In one window of Paracoccus saliphilus DNA:
- a CDS encoding Na+/H+ antiporter subunit C — protein MELLVATAIGACTAAGIYLILRLRTFAVVLGMTMLTYAINAFLFVTGRLVVNLPPILQKYDESAVYTDPLPQALVLTAIVISFGMTAVVVMMALGAFIESGDDRINMPEDDRVMPPLKTIDDQSEAEDEKA, from the coding sequence ATGGAGCTTCTCGTCGCGACTGCCATCGGCGCATGCACGGCTGCCGGGATCTACCTGATCCTGCGGCTGCGGACCTTCGCGGTGGTGCTTGGCATGACCATGCTGACCTATGCGATCAACGCGTTCCTGTTCGTGACCGGGCGACTGGTGGTGAACCTGCCGCCGATCCTGCAAAAATATGACGAGAGCGCGGTCTATACCGACCCGCTGCCGCAGGCGCTGGTGCTGACCGCCATCGTGATCTCTTTCGGAATGACCGCCGTGGTGGTGATGATGGCGCTCGGTGCTTTCATCGAAAGCGGTGACGACCGGATCAACATGCCCGAGGACGACCGGGTGATGCCGCCGCTGAAGACCATCGACGACCAGAGCGAAGCCGAGGACGAAAAAGCATGA
- the otsB gene encoding trehalose-phosphatase has translation MTIPPRLPPDAALFLDFDGCLVDIAPTPDAVVIPDDLPGLLDRMHRRQGGALALISGREVADLRRFLPDFPGGIAGSHGAELALPGQKARAVNAQALDVAALHARTRDLAARHDGLMVEPKAHGVVLHYRAVPDLAEWAAGAMAELAGDYPMLALQPAKMAFELRPAEAGKDRALARFMDMPGFAGRIPVYAGDDLTDEAGMAEAQSRGGFGIKIGEGQSCAKYRLENPRALRSWLDSACRS, from the coding sequence ATGACGATACCGCCCCGATTGCCCCCTGACGCCGCGCTGTTCCTGGATTTCGACGGCTGCCTTGTCGATATCGCGCCCACCCCCGATGCGGTCGTGATCCCCGATGACCTGCCCGGCCTGCTTGACCGGATGCATCGCCGGCAGGGCGGTGCCCTCGCGCTGATTTCCGGGCGCGAGGTTGCGGATCTGCGACGCTTCCTGCCGGACTTCCCCGGCGGGATCGCGGGCAGTCACGGTGCCGAACTGGCGCTGCCCGGCCAAAAGGCCAGGGCGGTCAATGCGCAAGCGCTGGATGTCGCGGCGCTCCATGCCCGCACCCGCGATCTGGCCGCGCGTCATGACGGGCTGATGGTCGAGCCCAAGGCGCATGGCGTCGTCCTTCATTACCGCGCCGTCCCGGATCTCGCGGAATGGGCCGCCGGGGCGATGGCGGAACTGGCCGGGGATTACCCGATGCTCGCCCTTCAGCCCGCCAAGATGGCCTTCGAGTTGCGCCCCGCAGAGGCGGGCAAGGATCGCGCCCTGGCCCGATTCATGGACATGCCGGGATTCGCAGGACGCATCCCGGTCTATGCCGGCGACGACCTGACCGACGAGGCGGGCATGGCCGAGGCGCAAAGCCGTGGCGGTTTCGGCATCAAGATCGGCGAAGGGCAAAGCTGCGCCAAATACCGTCTTGAAAATCCACGGGCATTGCGAAGCTGGCTGGACAGCGCCTGCCGCTCCTGA
- a CDS encoding Na+/H+ antiporter subunit E, whose protein sequence is MIRRIFPHPYLSALLVLIWMLLVNRFAWGSLVFAVIISVAIPALTEPYWPDRARLRNPGKILAYIGLVIWDIIMANVQVAMIVLFKPNRKLQPAWITIPLDLRSPEAITVLASTITLTPGTVSADLSQDGHALLVHCLHAPDPESVIEEIKSRYEARLTEIFE, encoded by the coding sequence ATGATCCGCCGCATCTTCCCTCACCCGTATCTCTCGGCGCTGCTGGTGCTGATCTGGATGCTGCTGGTGAACCGCTTTGCCTGGGGCTCGCTGGTCTTCGCGGTCATCATCAGCGTCGCCATCCCGGCCCTGACCGAACCCTATTGGCCCGACCGCGCAAGGCTGCGCAATCCGGGCAAGATCCTCGCCTATATCGGCCTGGTGATCTGGGACATCATCATGGCCAATGTCCAGGTCGCGATGATCGTGCTGTTCAAGCCGAACCGCAAGCTGCAACCGGCCTGGATCACCATCCCGCTCGACCTGCGCTCGCCCGAGGCGATCACGGTTCTGGCCAGCACGATCACCCTGACACCGGGCACGGTCAGCGCCGATCTCTCGCAGGACGGTCACGCGCTGCTGGTCCATTGCCTGCACGCCCCCGACCCGGAATCGGTGATCGAGGAGATCAAGTCCCGCTACGAGGCCCGGCTGACGGAGATTTTCGAATGA
- a CDS encoding Na+/H+ antiporter subunit G, whose product MTMFAEILISVLLVIGGVFGLVGSYGLVKLPDQMTRLHAPTKAATLGVGSVLIASVAWFGFFGEHASWHELLITLFLFMTAPITGLMIAKAHMHLSWRADELPDCGEDRNWATYGDSAERSLLDKDSEDEGTERDLRE is encoded by the coding sequence ATGACCATGTTCGCGGAAATCCTCATCTCGGTCCTTCTGGTCATCGGCGGCGTCTTCGGACTTGTCGGCTCTTACGGGCTGGTCAAACTGCCCGACCAGATGACCCGGTTGCACGCCCCCACCAAGGCCGCCACGCTCGGCGTCGGCAGCGTGCTGATCGCCTCGGTCGCCTGGTTCGGCTTTTTCGGGGAACATGCCAGCTGGCACGAATTGCTGATCACCCTGTTCCTATTCATGACCGCCCCGATCACCGGGCTGATGATCGCCAAGGCGCATATGCATCTGAGCTGGCGCGCCGACGAGCTTCCCGATTGCGGAGAGGATCGCAACTGGGCCACCTATGGCGATTCGGCCGAGCGCAGCCTGCTGGACAAGGATAGCGAGGACGAGGGCACCGAACGCGACCTGAGGGAATAA
- the dnaE gene encoding DNA polymerase III subunit alpha, which yields MSSKAPRFIHLRTHSEHSLLEGAIPVGKLPALAADAGMPAVALTDTDNMFAALEFSVKAMEKGVQPIIGCQITLQADETGPVVLLAQNRAGWLNLMSLSTCLYLREGNAPAHVTLDELCERAEGLICLTGGATGPMGRMIAQGHAAQASALADRLAAAFPTRLYIELQRHPGENGKPMEAEAASEAGLIALAYDKDLPLVATNDVYFPRPEIFEAHDALICIAEKAYVDQAQPRRRLTPQHYFKSPEEMAVLFADLPEALENTVEIARRCAFAVSRHKPILPRFADDEVEELRRQSREGLEERLKVIPHAVPVEQYHERLEFELGIIEQMGFPGYFLIVADFIKWAKDHEIPVGPGRGSGAGSLVAYALTITDLDPLRYNLLFERFLNPERVSMPDFDIDFCMDRREEVIQYVQGKYGREKVGQIITFGALLSKAAVRDVGRVLQMPYGQVDRLSKLIPVEGVKPVSITKARAEEPRLREAAREEVVGRLLDYAEKLEGLYRNASTHAAGVVIGDRPLDQLVPLYRDPSSDMPATQFNMKWVEQAGLVKFDFLGLKTLTVIQNAVDLIRGGGRHLHIGADGQELYEPPEGAVDQINLIPLDDKPTYDLFASARTVAVFQVESSGMMDALRRMGPTCIEDIVALVALYRPGPMENIPTYCEVKNGVRDLTSIHPLIDHILEETQGIIVYQEQVMQIAQVMAGYSLGGADLLRRAMGKKIAAEMAKERPKFIKGSVANGVEEKKAGEVFDLLEKFANYGFNKSHAAAYAVVSYQTAWLKANHPVEFMAAVMNCDLHLTDKLAVYKRECDRMGIEIVPPCVNRSAPLFTVKEGRIHYALGALKGVGVEAMRLIETARGETGFADLHDFARRVDMRRVGKRSLEMLARAGAFDLLDDNRARVLKSLDSLVAWSTAVQEQAVSSQSSLFGGGEDLPPPRATVAQVWLPAEKLGEEHRAVGFYLSGHPLDDYLPALRRKKVQTLAEITAEAEGGPLVTQIAGTVSARQERKSAKGTQYAFVSLSDPTGLYEVTVFSDLLNAARDRLEPGENVVLQVKVEPSGDQVKMLANSVTGLEDAVADAGAGSLAVEMQGADTVPRLAEVLGRIKNEITVSPRSRGPVLLRIREGDEMIEIEVANDAPLTTPARQALRAVPGVLEVVER from the coding sequence ATGTCATCGAAAGCCCCCCGATTCATCCATCTTCGCACCCATTCCGAGCACTCCCTGCTGGAAGGCGCAATTCCCGTGGGCAAGCTGCCTGCGCTCGCCGCCGATGCCGGGATGCCCGCCGTGGCGCTGACCGATACCGACAACATGTTCGCGGCGCTGGAATTCAGCGTGAAGGCGATGGAGAAGGGGGTGCAGCCGATCATCGGCTGCCAGATCACCCTTCAGGCGGATGAGACTGGCCCGGTCGTTCTGCTGGCGCAGAACCGGGCGGGCTGGCTCAACCTGATGTCGCTTTCGACCTGCCTTTACCTGCGCGAAGGCAACGCGCCTGCGCATGTCACCCTGGACGAGCTTTGCGAACGGGCCGAGGGGCTGATCTGCCTGACCGGCGGCGCGACCGGGCCAATGGGCCGGATGATCGCGCAGGGCCATGCCGCGCAGGCCTCCGCCCTGGCGGATCGGCTGGCGGCGGCGTTTCCGACCCGCCTTTATATCGAGTTGCAACGCCATCCGGGCGAAAATGGCAAGCCGATGGAGGCCGAGGCAGCGTCCGAGGCAGGGTTGATCGCGCTGGCCTATGACAAGGACCTGCCGCTGGTCGCCACCAATGACGTCTATTTCCCTCGGCCCGAAATCTTCGAGGCGCATGACGCGCTGATCTGTATCGCCGAGAAAGCCTATGTCGATCAGGCGCAGCCGCGCCGCCGCCTGACCCCGCAGCATTATTTCAAATCGCCCGAGGAAATGGCGGTGCTTTTCGCCGACCTGCCCGAAGCGCTTGAGAACACGGTCGAGATCGCCCGCCGCTGCGCCTTTGCCGTCAGCCGTCACAAGCCGATCCTGCCGCGCTTCGCCGATGACGAGGTCGAGGAATTGCGCCGTCAGTCCCGCGAGGGGCTGGAAGAGCGGCTGAAGGTGATCCCCCATGCCGTTCCGGTCGAGCAATATCACGAGCGGCTGGAATTCGAACTGGGTATCATCGAGCAGATGGGCTTTCCCGGCTATTTCCTGATCGTGGCCGATTTCATCAAATGGGCCAAGGATCACGAGATCCCGGTGGGGCCGGGACGGGGCTCGGGCGCGGGCTCTCTGGTTGCTTATGCGCTGACGATTACCGATTTGGATCCATTGCGTTACAACCTGTTGTTCGAGCGGTTTCTAAACCCAGAACGGGTCTCGATGCCGGATTTTGACATCGATTTCTGCATGGATCGCCGCGAAGAGGTGATCCAGTATGTGCAGGGCAAATATGGCCGCGAAAAGGTCGGCCAGATCATCACCTTCGGCGCGCTTCTGTCCAAGGCGGCGGTGCGCGATGTGGGCCGGGTGCTGCAAATGCCCTATGGGCAGGTGGACCGGCTGTCCAAGCTGATCCCGGTCGAAGGCGTCAAGCCCGTCTCGATCACCAAGGCCCGCGCCGAGGAACCGCGCCTGCGCGAAGCCGCGCGCGAAGAGGTGGTCGGGCGGCTGCTGGATTATGCCGAGAAGCTGGAGGGGCTTTACCGCAACGCCTCGACTCATGCCGCCGGGGTAGTGATCGGCGACCGGCCTTTGGATCAGCTGGTGCCGCTTTACCGCGACCCGTCCTCGGACATGCCCGCGACCCAGTTCAACATGAAATGGGTGGAACAGGCCGGGCTGGTGAAATTCGACTTCCTCGGGCTCAAGACGCTGACCGTGATCCAGAACGCCGTGGACCTGATCCGGGGTGGCGGGCGGCATCTGCATATCGGGGCCGACGGGCAAGAGCTGTATGAACCGCCCGAGGGCGCGGTGGACCAGATCAACCTGATCCCGCTGGACGACAAGCCGACCTACGACCTCTTTGCCAGCGCCCGCACGGTGGCGGTGTTCCAGGTCGAAAGCTCGGGCATGATGGATGCGCTGCGGCGGATGGGGCCAACCTGTATCGAGGATATCGTGGCGCTGGTGGCGCTGTATCGTCCCGGCCCGATGGAAAACATCCCGACCTATTGCGAGGTCAAGAACGGCGTCCGCGACCTGACATCGATCCATCCCCTGATCGACCATATCCTTGAAGAAACCCAGGGCATCATCGTCTACCAGGAACAGGTGATGCAGATCGCGCAGGTCATGGCGGGCTATTCGCTTGGCGGCGCGGATTTGCTGCGCCGGGCGATGGGCAAGAAGATCGCCGCCGAGATGGCCAAGGAACGCCCGAAATTCATCAAGGGCTCGGTGGCCAATGGCGTGGAAGAGAAAAAGGCGGGCGAAGTCTTTGACCTGCTGGAGAAATTTGCCAATTACGGCTTTAACAAGTCGCATGCTGCCGCCTATGCCGTGGTCAGCTATCAGACCGCATGGCTGAAGGCCAATCACCCGGTCGAATTCATGGCGGCGGTGATGAATTGCGATCTTCACCTGACCGACAAGCTGGCGGTCTACAAGCGCGAATGCGACCGGATGGGGATCGAGATCGTGCCGCCCTGCGTGAACCGCTCGGCGCCGCTCTTCACCGTGAAGGAAGGGCGCATTCACTATGCCTTGGGCGCGCTGAAAGGCGTCGGTGTCGAGGCGATGCGCCTGATCGAGACGGCGCGCGGCGAGACGGGTTTTGCCGATCTCCATGATTTCGCCCGCCGCGTCGATATGCGCCGGGTCGGCAAGCGCTCGCTGGAAATGCTGGCGCGGGCAGGGGCGTTCGACCTGCTGGACGACAACCGGGCGCGGGTGCTGAAATCGCTGGATTCTCTGGTGGCATGGTCCACGGCGGTGCAAGAGCAGGCGGTATCCTCGCAATCCTCGCTTTTCGGCGGGGGCGAGGATCTGCCGCCGCCACGGGCCACCGTCGCGCAGGTCTGGCTGCCCGCCGAGAAACTGGGCGAAGAGCATCGCGCCGTTGGCTTCTACCTGTCCGGCCACCCGCTGGACGATTACCTGCCCGCGCTGCGCCGCAAGAAGGTGCAGACCCTCGCCGAGATCACCGCCGAGGCCGAGGGCGGACCGCTGGTCACCCAGATCGCCGGCACGGTATCTGCGCGGCAGGAACGGAAATCGGCGAAGGGCACGCAATATGCCTTTGTCAGCCTGTCCGATCCGACCGGGCTATACGAGGTCACGGTCTTCTCGGACCTGCTGAACGCCGCCCGCGACCGGCTGGAACCGGGCGAGAATGTCGTGCTGCAGGTCAAGGTCGAACCTTCAGGCGACCAGGTGAAGATGCTGGCCAATTCCGTCACCGGGCTGGAGGATGCGGTCGCGGATGCCGGGGCCGGATCGCTGGCGGTCGAGATGCAGGGCGCCGACACCGTGCCGCGGCTGGCCGAAGTGCTGGGTCGGATCAAAAACGAGATCACGGTCTCCCCGCGCAGCCGTGGCCCGGTGCTGCTGCGCATCCGCGAAGGCGATGAGATGATCGAGATCGAGGTCGCCAATGACGCGCCGCTGACCACGCCCGCGCGACAGGCTCTGCGGGCAGTGCCCGGCGTGCTGGAAGTGGTCGAGCGATAG
- a CDS encoding monovalent cation/H+ antiporter subunit D — protein sequence MTHWLIAPVLVPAILGPLMILWMRHDLLQQRVFGVIGSLLTLVVAIKLNVMAAGGEIFVYRLGNWSAPFGIVLMLDRLAALMLILTAILAVIVQLYGIGSGWDRKGWHFHSLWLFQLMGVNGAFLTGDAFNLFVFFEVLLIASYGLMIHGGGPMRLRAGVQYISYNLAGSALFLAALGTLYSVTGTLNMADMAERVAMMPPEDTAVLRTGAVLLMLVFAIKAALVPLHFWLPSTYANAPGPVAALFAIMSKVGVYAIIRFFTLVFPSDTIVETIATDLLLPAALVTLTLGQIGVLGTRSLTRLAAYAAIASIGMLIISVARFDAQGLTAGLYYMLHSTLAAAALFLVVDMIAARRGGDFWLRLRPAIRHTGLVSALFFATAIAVVGLPPLSGFLGKLMILDATRDDPWMAGIWATILVTSLISLVGFGRAGSILFWKSHELDTEPGNDTDEGERPAPGPIPTKLETDEPIQDVDDSAAPWLAYLATGGLLAGSVALTIFAGPITGYLQETADQLTQPALYYESVLQNQEGTR from the coding sequence ATGACCCATTGGCTGATCGCTCCGGTTCTCGTCCCCGCCATTCTCGGCCCGCTGATGATCCTGTGGATGCGGCATGACCTGCTGCAGCAACGGGTCTTCGGCGTCATCGGCAGCCTGCTGACCCTCGTCGTCGCCATCAAGCTGAACGTCATGGCGGCGGGCGGAGAGATCTTCGTCTATCGCCTCGGCAACTGGTCCGCCCCCTTCGGCATCGTGCTGATGCTGGACCGGCTGGCAGCGCTGATGCTGATCCTGACCGCGATCCTTGCGGTGATCGTGCAGCTTTACGGCATCGGCTCGGGTTGGGACCGCAAGGGCTGGCATTTCCACTCGCTCTGGCTGTTCCAGCTGATGGGCGTGAACGGCGCCTTCCTGACCGGCGACGCCTTCAACCTGTTCGTGTTCTTCGAGGTGCTGCTGATCGCCAGCTACGGGCTGATGATCCATGGCGGCGGCCCGATGCGGCTGCGGGCCGGGGTGCAATATATCAGCTACAACCTCGCCGGATCGGCGCTGTTCCTGGCGGCGCTCGGCACGCTTTACTCGGTGACCGGCACGCTGAACATGGCCGACATGGCCGAGCGCGTGGCGATGATGCCGCCCGAGGATACCGCGGTCCTGCGCACCGGCGCGGTGCTCTTGATGCTGGTCTTCGCCATCAAGGCGGCGCTGGTGCCGCTGCATTTCTGGCTGCCCTCGACCTATGCCAACGCGCCGGGACCGGTCGCGGCGCTGTTCGCGATCATGTCCAAGGTCGGGGTCTACGCGATCATCCGTTTCTTCACGCTGGTCTTTCCAAGCGACACCATCGTCGAGACCATCGCCACCGACCTGCTGTTGCCCGCCGCGCTGGTCACCCTGACATTGGGACAGATCGGCGTATTGGGCACGCGCAGCCTGACGCGGCTTGCGGCCTATGCGGCCATCGCCTCGATCGGGATGCTGATCATCTCGGTGGCGCGTTTCGACGCGCAGGGGCTGACGGCGGGGCTGTATTACATGCTGCATTCGACCCTGGCCGCGGCGGCGCTGTTCCTGGTCGTGGACATGATCGCCGCCCGGCGCGGAGGCGATTTCTGGTTGCGGCTGCGCCCGGCGATCCGCCATACCGGCCTCGTCTCGGCGCTGTTCTTCGCGACCGCCATCGCCGTCGTGGGCCTGCCGCCGCTCTCGGGCTTCCTGGGCAAGCTGATGATCCTCGACGCCACGCGCGACGATCCCTGGATGGCGGGCATCTGGGCCACGATCCTGGTCACCTCGCTGATCTCGCTGGTCGGTTTCGGCCGCGCCGGCTCGATCCTGTTCTGGAAATCGCATGAGCTGGATACCGAACCGGGCAACGACACGGATGAGGGCGAGCGGCCCGCGCCCGGCCCGATCCCGACCAAGCTGGAAACCGACGAGCCGATCCAGGATGTCGACGATTCCGCCGCGCCCTGGCTAGCATATCTCGCCACCGGTGGCCTGCTGGCCGGCAGCGTGGCGCTGACAATCTTTGCCGGGCCGATTACCGGTTACCTGCAAGAAACCGCCGATCAGCTGACGCAGCCTGCGCTCTATTACGAATCCGTGCTGCAGAACCAGGAGGGCACGCGATGA
- a CDS encoding K+/H+ antiporter subunit F — translation MIEYALYFAFICFGLGLLFCLYRVVFAPGVSDRVLALDTMTVNMIALIALFGILHDTTMYFEIMLLLAMVGFVSTVAYAKFILRGDVIE, via the coding sequence ATGATCGAATATGCATTGTATTTCGCCTTCATCTGCTTCGGGCTGGGCCTGTTGTTCTGCCTCTACCGGGTGGTCTTCGCCCCCGGTGTCAGCGACCGCGTGCTGGCGCTGGACACGATGACCGTCAACATGATCGCGCTGATCGCCCTGTTCGGCATCCTTCACGACACCACGATGTATTTCGAGATCATGCTGCTTCTGGCCATGGTCGGCTTCGTCTCGACGGTGGCCTATGCGAAATTCATCCTGCGCGGCGACGTGATCGAGTGA
- a CDS encoding alpha,alpha-trehalose-phosphate synthase (UDP-forming), translating into MSRLVIVSNRLPLGDNPSGGLVVALEDALQSSGGLWVGFSGEPVDDPADRLVFHSGASFERAAFDLTARDYEQYYLGYSNSILWPLCHGRSDLMRIERDFPEGYRRVNAQIARLLVPHLRADDRIWVQDYHLFPLAGELRKLGVENPIGHFLHIPFPDFASCSAMPNPDELFEWLSHYDLLGFQAHRDLSNFEDAASDLSEIEPLGDNHYRLLGRVLRAGVFPIGIDTASFIEEARHSPAEDRMRSLTGAEMMIGVDRLDYSKGIPNRFRAFQTLLEYNHDLHEKIAFLQIAPPTREAVEAYRDIREETEHLAGRINGQFATVNWTPIRFIHRAMPRAVLAGLYRQARIGLVTPLADGMNLVAKEYVAAQDVSDPGVLILSRFAGAAEAMEEALIINPHDTWELAEAMAQAIRMPADERRRRHSALLQGVIENDVSWWSSSYLDTLG; encoded by the coding sequence ATGTCCAGATTGGTTATCGTCTCGAATCGGCTGCCTCTGGGTGACAACCCGTCAGGCGGTCTTGTCGTCGCACTCGAGGATGCGTTGCAATCCTCTGGCGGGCTATGGGTCGGCTTTTCCGGCGAACCCGTGGACGATCCCGCCGACCGGCTGGTCTTTCATTCCGGGGCTTCGTTCGAACGCGCCGCCTTCGATCTGACTGCGCGGGATTACGAGCAATATTACCTGGGCTATTCCAACTCGATCCTCTGGCCGCTTTGTCATGGGCGCTCGGACCTGATGCGGATAGAGCGGGATTTCCCCGAAGGCTATCGCCGCGTCAATGCGCAGATCGCCCGGCTGCTGGTGCCGCATCTGCGCGCGGATGACCGGATCTGGGTGCAGGATTACCACCTCTTCCCGCTGGCCGGAGAGTTGCGCAAGCTCGGGGTCGAAAACCCGATCGGGCATTTCCTGCATATCCCCTTTCCCGATTTCGCCAGTTGCTCGGCCATGCCGAACCCGGACGAGCTGTTCGAATGGCTGTCCCATTACGATCTGCTCGGCTTCCAGGCCCATCGCGACCTGTCGAATTTCGAGGATGCCGCCAGCGATCTGTCCGAGATCGAGCCTCTGGGCGACAATCATTACCGCCTGCTCGGGCGCGTGCTGCGCGCGGGCGTGTTTCCGATCGGCATCGACACCGCCAGTTTCATCGAAGAGGCCCGCCATTCCCCGGCAGAGGATCGCATGCGCAGCCTGACCGGGGCCGAGATGATGATCGGCGTGGACCGGCTGGATTATTCCAAGGGCATTCCGAACCGCTTTCGCGCCTTCCAGACGCTTCTGGAATACAATCACGACCTGCACGAAAAGATCGCCTTCCTGCAGATCGCCCCGCCGACCCGCGAGGCGGTCGAGGCTTATCGCGACATCCGCGAAGAGACCGAGCATCTGGCGGGCCGGATCAACGGCCAATTCGCGACGGTGAACTGGACGCCGATCCGTTTCATCCACCGGGCCATGCCGCGCGCGGTGCTCGCCGGGCTGTATCGGCAGGCGCGGATCGGGCTGGTGACGCCGCTAGCCGATGGCATGAACCTGGTGGCCAAGGAATATGTGGCGGCGCAGGACGTGTCCGATCCCGGCGTGCTGATCCTGTCGCGTTTCGCAGGCGCGGCCGAGGCGATGGAAGAGGCGCTGATCATCAACCCCCATGACACATGGGAACTTGCCGAGGCGATGGCGCAGGCGATCCGCATGCCCGCCGATGAACGCCGCCGCCGCCATTCCGCGCTGTTGCAAGGCGTGATCGAGAACGATGTCTCCTGGTGGTCCTCCAGCTATCTCGACACCCTCGGCTGA